From the genome of Streptomyces sp. V2I9:
CCCGCGCTCGGCGAGAGCGTCACCGAGGGCACCGTCACCCGCTGGCTCAAGGAGGTCGGCGAGGAGGTGGCCGAGGACGAGCCGCTGCTCGAGGTCTCCACGGACAAGGTCGACACCGAGATCCCCGCCCCGGTCGCCGGCGTGCTGCTGGAGATCGTGGTCGGCGAGGACGAGACCGCCGAGGTCGGCGCCAAGCTCGCCGTGATCGGCGCGCCGGGCGCGGCTCCGAAGCAGGAGGCTCCCGCCCCGGAGGCCCCGAAGCAGGAGGCGCCGAAGCAGGGAGCTCCGGCCCAGGAAGCCCCCAAGCAGGAAGCCCCGAAGCAGGAGGCACCCGCTCCGGCGGCCCCGGCGGCTCCCGCGGCCCCGGCTCCCGCCCCGGCGCAGCCCGCCGCACCGGCTCCGGCCGCTCCGTCCGCGCCCTCCGGTGACGACGGCGCGTACGTCACGCCGCTGGTCCGCAAGCTCGCGTCCGAGAACAACGTGGACCTGGGCTCGGTCAAGGGCACCGGCGTCGGCGGCCGTATCCGCAAGCAGGACGTCGTCGCCGCCGCGGAGGCCGCCAAGGCCGCCGCAGCAGCTCCGGCCCCCGCCGCCGCTCCGGCCGCCGCCAAGGCCGCGCCGAAGCTGGAGGCGTCCCCGCTGCGCGGTCAGACGGTCAAGATGACCCGCATGCGCAAGGTCATCGGCGACAACATGATGAAGGCCCTGCACTCGCAGGCCCAGCTGACCTCGGTCGTCGAGGTCGACATCACGAAGCTGATGAAGCTGCGCAACCAGGCGAAGGCCGCGTTCGCCGCCCGTGAGGGCGTCAAGCTGTCCCCGATGCCGTTCTTCGTGAAGGCGGCGGCCCAGGCGCTGAAGGCCCACCCGGTCATCAACGCCCGGATCAACGAGGACGAGGGCACCATCACGTACTTCGACTCGGAGAACATCGGCATCG
Proteins encoded in this window:
- the sucB gene encoding 2-oxoglutarate dehydrogenase, E2 component, dihydrolipoamide succinyltransferase gives rise to the protein MSVSVTLPALGESVTEGTVTRWLKAEGERVEADEPLLEVSTDKVDTEIPAPASGVLTSIKVAEDETVEVGAELAVIDDGSGAPAAQEAPAAEPAAAPAPQAEEAPAAPPAEAPAPAAEPATGGSSAEGTDVTLPALGESVTEGTVTRWLKEVGEEVAEDEPLLEVSTDKVDTEIPAPVAGVLLEIVVGEDETAEVGAKLAVIGAPGAAPKQEAPAPEAPKQEAPKQGAPAQEAPKQEAPKQEAPAPAAPAAPAAPAPAPAQPAAPAPAAPSAPSGDDGAYVTPLVRKLASENNVDLGSVKGTGVGGRIRKQDVVAAAEAAKAAAAAPAPAAAPAAAKAAPKLEASPLRGQTVKMTRMRKVIGDNMMKALHSQAQLTSVVEVDITKLMKLRNQAKAAFAAREGVKLSPMPFFVKAAAQALKAHPVINARINEDEGTITYFDSENIGIAVDAEKGLMTPVIKGAGDLNIAGISKKTAELAGKARGGGLTPDDMSGATFTISNTGSRGALFDTVIVPPNQAAILGIGATVRRPVVIDHPDLGETIAVRDMTYLSLSYDHRLVDGADAARYLTSVKAILEAGEFEVELGL